In Methanosarcinales archaeon, the sequence TAACCTCAAAACTATCAAACAACATCTTTGCGTGGACGAATGTTGGTGATTCCACAAGAACCACATCACCCGGATCAAGATACAATTTGCACACAAGATATAGGGCTTGAATGCCACCTGCAGTAATCATTATCTCATCCATATTCGCTTTAATTCCATTTGGAATCAAAAGGTTTTCTTGCACCGCTTTTCTCAAAGTTGTGAGTCCAATGGTCGCTCCGTAAGAAAATGCTTGCATCGCTTTTTCTTCATTGCTCAGGACTGACAGTGTTTTTACCTCTACCAATAGTTTACTTCATCGAGCAATTATTTGCCATTGTATTTCGAATAACTTTTGGGATCCACCAAACGAAAAAAGACCGCCAAAGGCGATCCATTTCATTGGTGGAGATGGAGCAGCACCGTCCGTATACACGTCCAATCTGGTGCGGCCTGTTGCAAGCGTTACACGGTGTTATGTTTATGATGAATTTTACAAAATCTATAAATCGTCACAGAATCAAACAATTTTGCTTAGTATTCTTCTAATTTTAGGCAACTCCATTGATATAACATTCCAAACAATACTCATGTCAATGCTGTCATAATCATGTATTAGAACATCTCTTATTCCTGCCATTTTCCTCCAAGGTACTGTATCATATTTCTCCTTGAAATCATCTGAAATTCTTTTGGCGATTTCACCTATGATCTCAATATTTCTCATGACGGCATCTTGTATGATTATTGTTTCGTAAAAGACATCTCGTCCTTCAACGGTATAATCTTGAATTTTATTAATTGCATCCAATATTTGATTAACATAAGTTTGATCTCTATTCATATGAGTACTGCACTCCTTTTGATACTATTACCAATCTCATTATCTTTGAGTCCATTCTCTGAAACTACATCTACCCTTTTATTCAATAGACTTTCAAGTTCCAACTTAATCTCAACAAGATCAAAAAGAGTCGCATCGTCCCTAAACTTTACCAATATATCGATGTCACTTTGATCTGTTGCATTACCAGTCACAGTAGATCCAAATACCTTAACCTGGCTACCTTTATTTTTTTCAACGATTTTATAAATATCTTCTTTTTTATTCAACAATTCGTCGATAAGCATCAATATCACTCCTATCTACCTGTTTTCAAGTGATTTCTTATACTATAATTATACAATAATAAAACAGCAGTGTCACTTCAAATGGGAGAAGAGCATCCACTGTATAAAAACATTTCAGTTCCGTTCGAACAACAAGAGTGAGATTTTTGCGCATTCAGAAGAATCTATATTAATATTGCACTTATCACACCATCTCCACCAGGATCGCTCCGTTCCTGCAATATCCAATCACAACAGCATGGGGAGTCGAGCAGCCACTACGTGTTTGTGGTTCGACTCCCAGCTCTGCCGGTAAAAGGAAAGACCCATGCGTTTGCATGAGCCTTTCCTTTTATTGGTGGAGATACTTGAGTGCCAATTCTTTTTGCCTAATCAAAACCTCAGAAAGAGGCGCATCTACATCATTAACAAAGGTATAATATGTCGGGTCATCTATAGCAGTAACCCATCCGATTTTGGCACCTCCTAAATCATAGTGGTCTAACGGATCGACCTCATTACTTTCAATCAGGAACTTGATACCGCTATTCGTATACACAGTTAGGAACGTTATCTCAGGATCTAAATAAGATACTTCGAATGTCCCCATGAAATCCTCAAATAGAATCAAATCCGTCTTGAGAACAGCTATTTCAACAACATCGGCAATAAGGCTGACGTAAGACTTACCTTGAATCAACACAGTACCGCTGATTATACCATCTGAGGCTCCTGTATCTAGTACATTGTCTTCACCCCAGGAACCCAAACGAGATTTGCCCAAAAAGTTAAAATTTGAATTCGTTATTATAAGATTGTCAGCACTCTCGATGTATTCAAAAGCACTTGTAATTGAAAACTGACAGCCTGAGATATCAATGGTCCCAATACTTCCGAAACCGCTGCTGCCGAAACCTCGGCCATCGGTATCCACTGTTACCACCGAGTCAATGAAACTCCAGTTCGACATTTCATATTTTCCATTGTGAAATGCAGCTGGAAATCTGCCCCAGTTATCACTAATTCCGTCTATCTGTGTAATTCTCATATTGATTGTCAGGTTGAGGTTTCTGATGGTGGCATCTCCGCCGCAAATTAGCGCGCTCGCTCCAGCCTCAGTACTGAGACTCAATGTCGCTTCAGTGTCACTACTTATGAGTACAATATCTCTTTCGCTTTCTATAGGAGCGAAGGAATACCGGTAACCACCAGAATCGTATGCACCGTAATTATAAAAAGAGCTTTTGTCTGAAAAAGTAACTGTAATAGCTTCGCTACCATCTTCACCTTCTATATAAATCAAATGATCATTATCGGTCCATAGCGTCAGGCCTTTAAAACAAACGTCTGTGACTTCTTTTGTAATAAAGATACGCACGACATCAGGTAAATTCCAGGATTCACCGCTGATATCAGGGATACCGCTTACAGTAAGTCCATTTCCTGTT encodes:
- a CDS encoding PLP-dependent aminotransferase family protein, encoding MVEVKTLSVLSNEEKAMQAFSYGATIGLTTLRKAVQENLLIPNGIKANMDEIMITAGGIQALYLVCKLYLDPGDVVLVESPTFVHAKMLFDSFEVKCQSCAMDADGLNMEDLEAKINKYHPKIIYTMPTFQNPTGISMSAQKRKQMALLAEKYDVIIFGLDCLEDLTAVSICAYPLQESMNM
- a CDS encoding nucleotidyltransferase domain-containing protein; this encodes MLIDELLNKKEDIYKIVEKNKGSQVKVFGSTVTGNATDQSDIDILVKFRDDATLFDLVEIKLELESLLNKRVDVVSENGLKDNEIGNSIKRSAVLI
- a CDS encoding DUF86 domain-containing protein, coding for MNRDQTYVNQILDAINKIQDYTVEGRDVFYETIIIQDAVMRNIEIIGEIAKRISDDFKEKYDTVPWRKMAGIRDVLIHDYDSIDMSIVWNVISMELPKIRRILSKIV